A single region of the Rhodospirillales bacterium genome encodes:
- the glmU gene encoding bifunctional UDP-N-acetylglucosamine diphosphorylase/glucosamine-1-phosphate N-acetyltransferase GlmU, with translation MSNRKTAVVVLAAGLGTRMNSARPKVMHAVAGRPLIGHVLATAAALDADRVVVVIGDEMADVAKAVAPHPTVIQSPRLGTGHAVAAARAELGDFDGDVLVMYGDTPLVAADTLQRMLAARRAASDPAVVVLGFRARDPGGYGRLIVDTGGALQAIVEAKDASAGQRAIDLCNSGVMAIDGKRLFGLIERVGNDNAKGEFYLTDIVGIARGDGLAAAVVEGDEDEFIGVNSRGDLAHVEAIVQERLRTAAMAGGATLIGPETIFFSHDTRLGRDVVVGPNVVFAPGVTVGDNVEIRPFCHLEGVTIESGASIGPFARLRPGAHVGNDAHIGNFVEIKNASIETGAKVNHLTYIGDARIGARANIGAGTITCNYDGFFKSHTDIGAGAFIGSNTCLVAPVKIGDGAIVGASSAIAKDVPADALAVTRGPHVVREDWARRFRERRAAQKAAKAKT, from the coding sequence ATGTCAAATCGAAAAACGGCCGTCGTCGTGCTGGCTGCCGGGTTGGGGACCCGCATGAACTCCGCGCGACCCAAAGTCATGCATGCTGTCGCCGGACGGCCGCTGATCGGCCACGTGCTGGCGACGGCGGCGGCGCTGGATGCGGACCGGGTGGTGGTGGTCATCGGCGACGAGATGGCGGACGTGGCGAAGGCGGTGGCGCCGCATCCGACGGTGATCCAGAGCCCGAGGCTCGGCACCGGCCACGCGGTCGCTGCCGCCCGCGCCGAACTCGGAGATTTCGACGGCGACGTGCTGGTGATGTACGGCGACACGCCGCTGGTGGCGGCCGACACGCTTCAGCGCATGCTGGCGGCGCGCCGAGCAGCGTCGGACCCGGCGGTGGTCGTGCTCGGGTTCCGCGCCCGCGATCCAGGTGGCTACGGACGGCTGATCGTCGACACGGGCGGGGCCCTGCAGGCAATCGTGGAGGCCAAGGACGCCAGCGCCGGGCAACGCGCCATAGATCTCTGCAACTCCGGGGTCATGGCCATCGACGGCAAGCGCCTCTTCGGGCTCATCGAACGGGTCGGCAACGACAACGCCAAAGGCGAATTCTATCTCACCGACATCGTCGGCATCGCCCGCGGCGACGGGCTCGCCGCCGCCGTGGTCGAGGGCGACGAGGACGAGTTCATCGGCGTCAATTCCCGAGGCGACCTGGCGCACGTCGAGGCGATCGTACAGGAGCGGCTCAGGACCGCGGCAATGGCCGGCGGCGCCACCTTGATCGGGCCCGAGACCATCTTTTTCAGCCACGACACCCGGCTCGGACGCGATGTGGTGGTCGGGCCCAATGTCGTTTTCGCGCCCGGCGTTACCGTCGGCGACAATGTGGAGATCCGCCCGTTCTGCCATCTTGAAGGCGTCACCATTGAGAGCGGCGCTTCCATCGGGCCGTTCGCGCGGCTCCGCCCCGGAGCGCATGTCGGCAACGACGCCCACATCGGCAACTTCGTCGAGATCAAGAACGCCAGCATCGAGACCGGCGCCAAGGTCAACCACTTGACCTATATCGGCGACGCCCGCATCGGCGCCCGCGCCAACATCGGCGCCGGCACCATCACCTGCAACTACGATGGATTCTTCAAGAGCCACACCGACATCGGCGCCGGCGCCTTCATCGGCTCCAACACCTGCCTGGTGGCGCCGGTCAAGATCGGCGACGGCGCCATCGTCGGGGCGTCGAGCGCCATCGCCAAGGACGTGCCCGCAGACGCGCTGGCCGTCACCCGCGGGCCGCACGTCGTCCGCGAGGACTGGGCGCGGCGCTTTCGCGAGCGTCGGGCGGCGCAGAAGGCGGCCAAAGCCAAGACATGA
- a CDS encoding ISNCY family transposase yields MKFEEVYGKVCRGRLSVSEAAEVLGMPERTFRRWRGRYEESGAEGLYDRRLGRASARRAAVDEVARVLELFDTRYFDFTPKHFHEKLVSEHGCRRSYNWVRLTLQRCGRITPAPRRGAHRRKRPRRPMAGMMLHQDGSRHEWVPGERWDLIVTMDDATSEIYSAFFVAEEGTMSSFRALDEVISERGVFCALYADRGSHYWHTPEAGGKVDKDNPTQVGRALAALRIELIAAYSPEARGRSERMFGTLQGRLPQALREAGITTMEEANRDRAGGLHPRAQRPLRAAAGRTGLGVHRLPRRHSRGRPLHPGKARRR; encoded by the coding sequence ATGAAGTTCGAGGAGGTTTACGGCAAGGTCTGCCGGGGTCGGCTGAGCGTGTCGGAGGCGGCTGAGGTGTTGGGGATGCCGGAGCGGACGTTTCGGCGCTGGCGGGGCCGGTACGAGGAGTCTGGCGCGGAGGGTCTCTACGACCGGCGTCTGGGCCGGGCCTCGGCGCGGCGGGCGGCGGTGGACGAGGTGGCGCGGGTTCTGGAGCTGTTCGACACGCGGTACTTCGATTTCACGCCGAAGCACTTCCACGAGAAGCTGGTCTCGGAGCACGGCTGCCGACGGAGCTACAACTGGGTGCGACTGACCCTGCAGCGATGCGGGCGGATCACGCCGGCGCCACGTCGCGGGGCCCACCGGCGAAAGCGGCCGCGGCGGCCGATGGCGGGAATGATGCTGCACCAGGACGGCTCCCGCCACGAGTGGGTGCCGGGCGAGCGCTGGGATCTGATCGTCACCATGGACGACGCCACGTCGGAGATCTACTCGGCGTTCTTCGTCGCCGAGGAGGGGACGATGTCGAGCTTCCGGGCGCTCGACGAGGTGATCTCGGAGCGGGGAGTGTTCTGCGCGCTCTATGCGGATCGCGGGTCGCACTACTGGCATACCCCGGAAGCCGGCGGCAAGGTCGACAAGGACAACCCGACCCAGGTCGGCCGGGCACTCGCCGCGCTCCGCATCGAGCTGATCGCGGCGTACTCGCCGGAAGCCCGCGGCCGCTCGGAGCGCATGTTTGGGACCCTGCAGGGCCGCCTGCCGCAGGCGTTGCGGGAAGCCGGGATCACCACCATGGAGGAGGCCAACCGGGACCGCGCGGGAGGTCTACATCCCCGAGCACAACGCCCGCTTCGGGCGGCCGCCGGCCGAACCGGGCTCGGCGTTCACCGCCTGCCCCGCCGGCATTCTCGAGGACGTCCTCTGCATCCAGGAAAAGCGCGTCGTCGGTAA
- the gph gene encoding phosphoglycolate phosphatase (PGP is an essential enzyme in the glycolate salvage pathway in higher organisms (photorespiration in plants). Phosphoglycolate results from the oxidase activity of RubisCO in the Calvin cycle when concentrations of carbon dioxide are low relative to oxygen. This enzyme is a member of the Haloacid Dehalogenase (HAD) superfamily of aspartate-nucleophile hydrolase enzymes (PF00702).) codes for MRTLRSVVFDLDGTLIDSAPDLRRAVNRLLAAEGRSILDLYAVVGMIGDGAQKLVERAFEATGGLDDANGLDDLTARFLGFYEGRATELTHPYAGVVETLQWLQSEGFSLGICTNKPEAPTREILHDLGLDAYFSAVFGGDTLDGVKKPDPRLLQAVLNDLHCDAGAAVMVGDNANDVAVARAAGVPIILRAGGYTRIPAADLGADQIIATFADLPAALARLRQDA; via the coding sequence ATGCGAACTCTTCGCAGCGTTGTTTTTGACCTGGACGGCACGTTGATCGACAGCGCTCCGGATCTGCGCCGCGCCGTCAACCGTCTGTTGGCCGCAGAAGGCCGCAGCATCCTGGATCTTTATGCGGTTGTCGGGATGATCGGCGATGGCGCCCAGAAGCTGGTCGAGCGTGCCTTCGAAGCGACGGGCGGCCTTGATGACGCCAACGGCCTTGACGACCTGACCGCGCGCTTCCTGGGGTTCTACGAGGGGCGAGCGACGGAGCTGACTCACCCGTATGCCGGCGTGGTCGAGACACTCCAGTGGCTGCAGTCGGAAGGCTTTTCCCTCGGCATCTGCACCAATAAGCCGGAGGCGCCGACGCGGGAGATCCTGCACGACCTGGGCCTCGACGCTTATTTTTCCGCGGTGTTCGGGGGCGACACCTTGGACGGCGTCAAGAAGCCCGATCCACGCCTGCTTCAGGCCGTCCTAAACGACCTCCATTGCGACGCCGGCGCGGCGGTCATGGTCGGCGATAACGCCAACGATGTCGCCGTCGCCCGCGCCGCCGGCGTCCCGATCATCCTCCGCGCCGGCGGCTACACCCGCATCCCTGCCGCCGACCTCGGCGCCGACCAGATCATCGCCACCTTCGCCGACCTCCCCGCCGCATTGGCTCGGCTCCGCCAAGATGCGTAG
- the guaB gene encoding IMP dehydrogenase translates to MTIPEALAFDDVLLVPAASQIIPQDADTRTRLTRSITIGIPLVSAAMDTVTESGLAIAMAEAGGIGVIHKNMDVKQQAGEVRKVKKFESGMVVDPMTIHPEATLADALCLMSAHKFSGVPVVEKETGRLVGILTNRDVRFAADPLQPVRELMTEHAPDKPLITVRDGVTRDEAKRLLHKHRIEKLLVVDDAERCIGLITVKDIEKAARFPNACKDGQGRLRVGAATGVGADGMARAEALLEAEVDVVVVDTAHGHSRGVLKAVESIKRLSNYAQVIAGNIATSDGARALIDAGADGVKVGIGPGSICTTRVVAGVGVPQFSAIREVAEVCRDKDVPLIADGGIRYSGDLAKAIAAGADCAMIGSLFAGTDESPGDVFLYQGRSYKSYRGMGSIGAMAEGSADRYFQQEVRDRLKMVPEGVEGRVPYKGPAAQIIRQLIGGLSSAMGYTGNPNIAEMQRRCAFRRVTAAGVRESHVHDVTITREAPNYQLPE, encoded by the coding sequence ATGACCATACCCGAGGCACTGGCGTTCGACGACGTGTTGCTGGTGCCCGCAGCGTCGCAGATCATTCCCCAGGACGCAGACACCCGCACCCGGCTGACCCGCTCCATCACCATCGGCATTCCGCTGGTCTCGGCGGCGATGGATACGGTGACCGAGAGCGGGTTGGCCATTGCCATGGCCGAAGCCGGCGGCATCGGCGTCATTCACAAGAACATGGACGTGAAACAACAGGCCGGCGAGGTGCGCAAGGTCAAGAAGTTCGAGTCCGGAATGGTGGTCGACCCCATGACCATCCATCCGGAGGCGACGCTGGCGGACGCGCTCTGCCTGATGAGCGCCCACAAGTTCTCCGGCGTGCCGGTGGTCGAGAAGGAAACCGGGCGGCTGGTCGGTATTCTCACCAACCGGGATGTTCGATTTGCCGCCGACCCGCTTCAGCCGGTCCGCGAATTGATGACCGAGCACGCGCCCGACAAGCCGCTGATCACCGTGCGGGATGGGGTTACCCGCGACGAGGCGAAGCGCCTCCTCCACAAGCACCGGATCGAAAAACTGCTGGTCGTCGATGACGCCGAGCGCTGCATCGGGCTGATCACGGTCAAGGACATCGAGAAGGCGGCGCGCTTCCCCAATGCCTGCAAGGACGGGCAGGGGCGGCTTCGCGTCGGCGCCGCGACCGGGGTCGGCGCGGACGGGATGGCGCGGGCCGAGGCGCTGCTCGAAGCCGAGGTGGACGTCGTCGTCGTCGACACTGCCCACGGCCATTCTCGCGGCGTGCTAAAGGCGGTCGAAAGCATCAAGCGCTTGAGCAACTACGCCCAGGTCATCGCCGGCAACATAGCGACATCCGACGGGGCGCGCGCCCTGATCGATGCCGGGGCCGATGGCGTCAAGGTGGGCATCGGCCCCGGCTCCATCTGCACGACCCGGGTGGTGGCGGGAGTGGGTGTGCCGCAATTCTCGGCTATCCGCGAGGTGGCGGAGGTCTGCCGCGACAAGGACGTGCCGTTGATAGCCGATGGCGGCATCCGCTACTCCGGCGATCTCGCCAAGGCGATCGCCGCCGGCGCGGATTGCGCCATGATCGGCTCGCTCTTCGCCGGCACCGACGAAAGCCCCGGCGACGTGTTCCTCTACCAGGGCCGGTCCTACAAGTCCTATCGCGGCATGGGTTCGATCGGCGCCATGGCGGAGGGATCCGCCGACCGCTACTTTCAGCAAGAGGTGAGGGACCGCCTGAAAATGGTTCCGGAAGGCGTCGAGGGACGAGTTCCGTACAAGGGGCCGGCGGCACAAATCATCCGCCAGTTGATCGGCGGGCTGAGTTCGGCCATGGGCTACACCGGCAACCCCAACATCGCCGAGATGCAGCGGCGCTGCGCGTTCCGGCGGGTGACCGCGGCCGGTGTGCGCGAGAGCCACGTTCACGACGTCACCATCACCCGAGAGGCCCCGAACTACCAGTTGCCGGAGTGA
- the mobB gene encoding molybdopterin-guanine dinucleotide biosynthesis protein B, producing the protein MEVFGLMGWSGSGKTTLLEALLPVIIGRGFSVSTVKHTSHAVDLDRPGKDSYRHRAAGATDVVLLSSARLTLIHELRGAPEPTFSELMPRLTPVDLLLIEGFKALPHPRLEVHRPALGKPLLCGSDPKIVAVASDAPLPRLDRPVLDLNDVPAIARFIIAHCGLSSA; encoded by the coding sequence ATGGAAGTCTTCGGGCTGATGGGGTGGAGCGGCAGCGGCAAGACGACCTTGCTGGAGGCTCTGCTGCCGGTCATCATCGGGCGCGGGTTCAGCGTCTCGACGGTCAAGCACACCTCCCATGCCGTCGATCTCGACCGCCCGGGAAAGGACAGCTACCGCCACCGGGCGGCTGGCGCCACCGATGTGGTGCTGCTGTCGTCCGCCAGGTTGACGCTGATCCACGAGCTGCGCGGCGCGCCGGAGCCGACTTTTTCCGAACTGATGCCGAGGCTGACTCCGGTCGACCTGCTGCTTATCGAGGGCTTCAAGGCGCTCCCCCATCCCAGGCTGGAAGTTCACCGGCCGGCGCTCGGCAAGCCGCTGCTCTGCGGGTCCGACCCCAAGATCGTCGCCGTGGCGTCCGACGCGCCGCTCCCCAGACTCGACCGTCCCGTGCTGGATCTCAACGACGTGCCGGCGATCGCCCGGTTCATCATCGCCCACTGCGGCCTCTCATCAGCCTGA
- a CDS encoding L,D-transpeptidase family protein, with protein sequence MRNDRNRNHRPLLLGLALALAVMPPLCALPVQADRQDVLRDALGRALDDVGDRIDINGRSIPTDRMKDFYSQRSLAPLWIGPSGFNDRAKLIVAAFRGSVRDGLAPENYILEVPALLSRSAAEMARRELLMSAALTRYALDIRNGRVAPRMVDPLRTNAKAAIDPVAVLTGAAAAPDLSVYLDHLAPSHIVYSDLRRVLWQYRQLEAAGGWPLVPDGPKLELGATDTRVAVLRQRLRVTGDLTVIDPADPNHFDAGLEAGVKAFQKRHGLEPDGVVGRQTLAALRVSAEARVHQIIVNMERWRWMPDGLGDPHILVNMAGFELDLIENDKVALKMRVVVGRPYRQTPDLSSHVTYLVLNPYWNVPRSIAVKDILPKVQDDPFYLVDQGLRVYDGWQNGVEVDPLMIDWWSLSDASFSYRLRQDPGPKNALGRIKFMFPNDHAVYLHDTPSRALFLKSVRTLSSGCIRVEEPLALAERLLNGSQGWTLAAIRRAIASGETTSVRLQKPVAVHLVYLTAWAGEEGTVQFRHDIYGRDKKLAAALFGDDP encoded by the coding sequence ATGCGTAACGATAGGAACAGGAATCATCGGCCGCTGCTGCTGGGACTGGCACTGGCGCTCGCCGTCATGCCGCCGCTGTGCGCGCTGCCGGTTCAGGCGGATCGTCAAGACGTGCTGCGCGACGCTCTCGGTCGAGCGTTGGATGATGTCGGCGACCGCATCGACATCAACGGCCGCTCGATCCCGACGGACAGAATGAAGGACTTTTACAGCCAAAGAAGCCTTGCTCCGCTGTGGATCGGCCCGTCCGGCTTCAACGACCGCGCCAAGCTCATCGTCGCTGCGTTCCGGGGCTCCGTTCGGGATGGACTGGCGCCCGAAAACTACATCCTCGAGGTACCGGCGCTGCTGTCACGTTCGGCGGCCGAGATGGCGAGGCGAGAGCTTCTGATGAGCGCTGCCCTCACCCGTTACGCTCTCGATATTCGAAACGGTCGCGTGGCGCCGCGGATGGTGGATCCGCTGCGGACGAATGCCAAGGCCGCCATCGATCCGGTGGCAGTGCTGACAGGAGCGGCAGCAGCTCCGGACCTGTCGGTCTATCTGGATCATCTGGCGCCGAGCCACATCGTCTATAGCGACCTGCGCCGGGTTCTTTGGCAGTATCGTCAGCTGGAGGCAGCGGGCGGCTGGCCGCTGGTGCCGGATGGACCGAAGCTGGAGCTCGGGGCGACCGACACGCGCGTCGCAGTGTTGCGCCAGCGTCTCAGGGTGACCGGCGATCTCACCGTCATTGATCCGGCCGATCCGAACCACTTCGACGCGGGATTGGAGGCCGGAGTCAAAGCGTTTCAGAAGCGGCATGGCCTTGAACCTGATGGAGTTGTCGGCAGACAAACGCTTGCTGCGCTCAGGGTGAGCGCAGAGGCACGGGTCCATCAGATCATCGTGAACATGGAACGCTGGCGGTGGATGCCGGATGGCCTTGGTGATCCGCACATACTCGTCAACATGGCCGGGTTCGAGCTCGACCTGATCGAAAACGACAAAGTCGCGCTCAAGATGCGCGTGGTGGTGGGGCGCCCGTATCGGCAAACCCCGGACCTTAGCAGCCACGTCACCTATCTCGTGTTGAATCCCTACTGGAACGTTCCTCGGAGCATCGCCGTCAAGGACATTCTGCCCAAGGTGCAGGATGATCCGTTCTATCTCGTCGATCAGGGACTACGTGTCTACGACGGCTGGCAGAACGGCGTAGAAGTGGATCCGCTGATGATCGACTGGTGGTCGCTCTCCGACGCGTCTTTCTCCTACCGCTTGCGCCAGGATCCAGGTCCGAAAAACGCACTCGGGCGCATCAAGTTCATGTTTCCAAACGATCATGCCGTCTACCTGCACGACACGCCGTCGCGGGCACTGTTCCTCAAAAGCGTGCGCACCCTCAGTTCCGGCTGCATTCGCGTCGAGGAGCCGCTGGCACTGGCAGAGCGGCTCCTGAACGGAAGCCAGGGCTGGACCTTGGCGGCGATCCGGCGAGCCATCGCCAGCGGCGAGACAACCTCGGTGAGGCTACAGAAACCGGTGGCGGTGCATCTGGTGTATCTCACTGCCTGGGCCGGTGAAGAGGGCACCGTTCAGTTTCGGCATGACATCTATGGCCGCGACAAAAAGTTGGCCGCAGCCTTGTTTGGCGACGACCCTTAA
- a CDS encoding mechanosensitive ion channel family protein, with protein sequence MPTLSDALTPEAVRDLVSRLSDEDARAILIQQLDKVATQSLQTTEPEESAVASFQDSMHTLRGRMAQMVSAVPELPSVATFVVTTLTQDRGPFHIAVVALFMVIIFGAGATAEWGFRRLITRLREPAAAEAELSAPSKLAILALRLLADLLGIAVFAVVSIGVFFVFYQGHEPTRQVITAVFWAVFWIRIVLAVLRCTIAPQHSWLRIPPLNEDAARRIHGRLALVTVLIVTAYFLGSAAAALGVEEDLRVLIATLLTTIVLATIVAVVWADRASVTALILRGGSDAGAQPSRVRQLLAANWHVLVTAAIALIWVAGGLHMLLTGQRVAGPIIGSLCIIVAIPVVDWMIRATLTALLKVPAASRWDGPAGSIDATAGGEGVAADESAPEVDQRKDHARREYRDVVTHNLRMVLAVVTAVILVRLWGLDGRVLSAAGIDQHVLGAGLHIVVTLILASALWGIIRTAVKYAAPDVGAAGNAFDGEAGGTGGGRLQTLVPLLGKFMMIALILLVALVILSELGVNIGPLIAGAGVVGLAIGFGAQTLVKDIISGAFFLADDAFRIGEYIDTGSVKGTVEHISIRSLRLRHQNGPVNTIPFGEIAHLTNFSRDWSIMKLELRLPFETDLEKVRKLIKKVGQQLADDPVLGPQFLQPLKSQGVNRMDDSGFIMRVKFMAKPGEQFTLRREVFHRVQEAFAENGIRFAPRRVIVDSAGGIPSASAAAAAAALSEPAGEPDGKAAAGV encoded by the coding sequence GTGCCGACCCTGTCCGACGCACTGACGCCTGAGGCGGTGCGGGATCTCGTTTCACGCCTATCGGATGAAGACGCCCGCGCCATTCTCATTCAGCAGTTGGACAAGGTAGCGACCCAGTCCCTGCAAACGACCGAGCCAGAGGAGAGTGCGGTCGCATCGTTCCAGGATTCCATGCACACTCTCCGCGGCCGCATGGCACAGATGGTCTCGGCCGTCCCGGAGTTGCCTTCGGTCGCAACGTTCGTGGTGACGACCCTGACGCAGGACCGCGGCCCGTTCCACATTGCCGTGGTCGCATTGTTCATGGTGATCATCTTCGGCGCAGGCGCTACCGCAGAGTGGGGCTTCCGTCGCCTCATCACGCGCTTACGGGAGCCGGCCGCCGCCGAAGCCGAGCTCTCGGCCCCCTCCAAGCTCGCCATCCTGGCGCTACGTCTGCTCGCAGACCTGTTGGGGATCGCGGTGTTCGCGGTGGTCAGCATCGGCGTCTTCTTTGTCTTCTATCAAGGGCACGAACCGACCCGCCAAGTGATCACCGCGGTTTTTTGGGCGGTGTTTTGGATCCGTATCGTGTTGGCGGTGCTGCGGTGCACCATCGCGCCACAACATTCATGGCTGCGCATTCCCCCCCTGAACGAGGATGCAGCGCGACGCATTCATGGACGCCTCGCCCTGGTTACGGTGCTGATCGTCACTGCCTATTTCCTTGGAAGCGCGGCCGCCGCGCTCGGAGTGGAGGAAGACCTCCGCGTGCTCATCGCGACCTTGCTGACGACGATCGTCCTCGCGACGATCGTGGCTGTAGTGTGGGCGGATCGAGCTTCGGTCACGGCGTTGATCCTGCGGGGCGGCTCCGACGCCGGCGCGCAGCCATCCCGAGTTCGCCAACTGCTCGCCGCAAACTGGCACGTGCTGGTGACCGCCGCGATCGCGTTGATTTGGGTAGCCGGCGGCTTACACATGCTGCTGACCGGCCAGAGGGTCGCGGGGCCGATCATCGGCAGCCTTTGTATCATCGTCGCCATACCGGTGGTCGACTGGATGATACGCGCGACTTTGACCGCCCTTCTCAAGGTGCCGGCGGCGTCGCGTTGGGATGGTCCTGCAGGCTCTATCGACGCTACAGCCGGTGGCGAAGGGGTGGCCGCAGATGAGAGTGCTCCGGAAGTTGACCAGCGGAAAGATCACGCCAGACGCGAATATCGTGATGTTGTCACGCACAATTTGCGGATGGTCTTGGCGGTGGTGACGGCCGTCATCCTGGTGCGTCTTTGGGGTCTGGATGGTCGAGTTCTCTCTGCTGCGGGCATCGATCAGCATGTGTTGGGCGCAGGTCTGCACATCGTGGTCACCCTCATACTCGCTTCCGCGTTGTGGGGGATCATCCGCACCGCTGTCAAGTACGCGGCTCCGGACGTCGGTGCTGCGGGCAACGCCTTTGATGGCGAAGCGGGAGGTACCGGGGGCGGCCGGCTACAGACCCTGGTGCCCCTTCTCGGCAAGTTCATGATGATCGCCCTGATCCTTCTGGTCGCCCTCGTCATCTTGTCGGAGCTGGGCGTCAACATCGGGCCGTTGATCGCCGGCGCTGGGGTCGTAGGGCTTGCGATCGGCTTCGGCGCCCAAACCCTGGTCAAGGACATTATTAGCGGGGCCTTTTTCCTCGCTGACGATGCGTTCCGCATTGGGGAGTACATCGATACGGGTAGCGTCAAGGGCACCGTCGAGCACATCTCCATCCGCTCCCTCCGGCTCCGTCACCAAAACGGACCGGTGAACACCATCCCTTTTGGAGAGATTGCCCACCTCACGAACTTCAGTCGCGACTGGTCAATCATGAAGCTGGAGTTGCGGCTCCCGTTCGAAACCGATCTCGAAAAGGTGCGGAAGCTCATCAAGAAGGTCGGCCAGCAACTCGCCGACGACCCGGTTCTCGGTCCCCAGTTCCTTCAGCCGCTGAAATCCCAGGGTGTAAACCGAATGGACGATTCCGGATTCATCATGCGGGTCAAGTTCATGGCCAAACCCGGAGAACAATTCACTCTGCGCCGCGAAGTCTTCCATCGTGTCCAGGAAGCGTTCGCCGAAAACGGCATCCGATTCGCCCCAAGGCGCGTAATTGTGGACAGCGCAGGGGGAATACCGAGCGCCTCCGCGGCTGCCGCAGCCGCCGCACTATCGGAGCCCGCCGGCGAGCCCGACGGCAAGGCGGCCGCCGGCGTCTGA
- a CDS encoding DUF882 domain-containing protein yields MGKEWVDVWADDIKPEFSRRDLLGMGAGALISICPISAIAGTVRGAHRSVALRNVRTDEALKLVYWEGGRYVPESLREINHILRDFRTGETAPIKVRLVDLLYAMQRRIGASKAINIVSGYRSPETNAMLRRSSRGVAKNSYHISGMAVDIKIPGYTTSQVAGLAKSLNVGGVGYYPRSGFVHVDVGPVRSWRG; encoded by the coding sequence ATGGGAAAGGAGTGGGTCGACGTGTGGGCTGATGATATTAAGCCGGAGTTTTCGCGACGGGACTTGTTGGGCATGGGCGCCGGTGCGCTGATCAGCATTTGCCCGATCTCCGCTATAGCCGGGACGGTGCGCGGCGCGCATCGCAGTGTGGCGCTGCGCAATGTTCGAACTGACGAGGCGCTCAAGCTCGTCTACTGGGAGGGCGGCCGCTATGTTCCGGAGTCCCTGCGTGAGATCAACCACATCCTGCGCGATTTCCGCACCGGCGAAACCGCGCCGATCAAAGTTCGGCTTGTAGATCTGCTTTACGCAATGCAGCGGCGGATCGGCGCATCCAAAGCGATCAACATCGTCAGCGGCTACCGCTCCCCGGAGACCAATGCGATGCTGCGGCGTAGTAGTCGCGGCGTCGCGAAGAACAGCTACCACATTTCCGGCATGGCGGTGGACATCAAGATACCGGGATACACCACCTCGCAAGTCGCCGGGCTCGCCAAGAGCCTGAACGTCGGCGGCGTCGGGTACTACCCGCGCTCGGGCTTCGTTCACGTCGACGTCGGGCCGGTGCGAAGCTGGCGCGGTTGA
- a CDS encoding formate dehydrogenase accessory sulfurtransferase FdhD, which produces MASPLLLPDPADARLTARLEGVDQDGRPAEAQVIVERPLTLFLNGREIVTMMTIGDHPDYLAVGYLLNQNMLLPDDEITAIDYDGEIDTVVVRTSRTTDYEAKLSRKVLTSGCAQGTIFGDVMEKFETITLDAAARLQTSWLYALTRAINTTPSLYLKAGAIHGCVLCEGDRPLIYMEDVGRHNAVDKIAGYMHLNRIAAEGKIFYTTGRLTSEMVIKTVQMQIPILISRSGFTAWGVELARRADLTLIGRARGRRFIALSGTHRIHFDADAGRDEEEPRHLRRKGSLADDAV; this is translated from the coding sequence ATGGCGTCGCCGCTGTTGTTGCCTGATCCAGCCGACGCGCGCCTCACTGCCCGCCTGGAGGGCGTCGATCAGGACGGGCGTCCGGCCGAAGCGCAGGTGATCGTCGAGCGGCCGCTGACGTTGTTCCTCAACGGCAGGGAGATCGTCACGATGATGACCATCGGCGATCATCCCGACTATCTGGCGGTCGGCTATCTGCTCAACCAGAACATGCTGCTGCCGGACGATGAGATCACCGCTATCGATTACGACGGCGAGATCGACACCGTCGTCGTCCGCACATCCCGCACAACCGATTACGAGGCCAAGCTCAGCCGGAAGGTGCTGACGTCCGGCTGCGCCCAAGGCACGATCTTCGGCGACGTCATGGAGAAGTTCGAGACCATAACCCTCGACGCCGCTGCCCGCCTGCAAACGTCGTGGCTCTACGCTCTGACCCGGGCGATCAACACGACGCCGAGCCTCTATCTGAAGGCCGGCGCCATCCACGGCTGCGTGCTGTGCGAGGGCGACCGGCCGCTGATCTACATGGAGGACGTCGGCCGCCACAACGCGGTGGACAAGATCGCCGGCTACATGCATCTCAACCGCATCGCCGCCGAGGGCAAGATCTTCTATACCACCGGGCGGCTGACCAGCGAGATGGTGATCAAGACCGTGCAGATGCAGATCCCTATCCTGATCTCCCGCTCCGGCTTCACCGCCTGGGGGGTCGAGCTGGCGCGGCGCGCCGACTTGACCCTGATCGGGCGCGCGCGCGGCAGGCGCTTCATCGCGCTCTCAGGCACCCACCGCATCCACTTCGACGCCGATGCCGGCCGCGATGAGGAGGAGCCGAGGCATCTGCGCCGCAAGGGCAGCCTCGCGGATGACGCGGTCTAG